A region of Myxococcus stipitatus DSM 14675 DNA encodes the following proteins:
- a CDS encoding phosphatidylinositol-specific phospholipase C produces the protein MRWISSSTSLAALSLPGTHDTMAYQSYGGDLTQTQSLDLRTQLDAGIRAVDIRCRHIGDRFTIHHGVVYLHVNFDDVLQTTIQFLQANPTETVVMRVKKEHTEEDVTRSFAQTFEWYRNRPEYNPYLWRGSHVPTLGEVRGKIVVLDDFGGGTYGIPWGALDLQDDWTVSQLADIDDKWNKVRAHLDRTQSGSSSKLFVNFLSGSSAMAYPRHVAGGINILGIDYRGVNDYAVDHLVGGWAQRAGVMMMDFPGAGLIDAILALNVRLLPSSAQLPTDFNLIFKNTAYTIGGDAESRWYGLQAFLSNAAPGRSWHFMALKREWAGWMHHEGAFYQSDSMDDFTHIAFPSRTVTSVVGPAYLAGYVNGQLGSLSGGSGERAQQLHGRLSSRFPFQLWSVVVKRTPGGLSNWAYADYGRGYKVSSGDYIYAVQGYSAADGVYLHEHGQQEGNVVQLTSSVGFLGDLGFNDLLSSVTVLGPYQATLCEHSYQSGRCFNTSRSVTDINSVAGGPWNDVISSVTVSRTGVR, from the coding sequence ATGCGCTGGATCTCCAGCTCGACGAGCCTCGCGGCGCTCTCGCTGCCGGGGACGCACGACACCATGGCGTATCAATCCTATGGGGGAGACCTGACGCAGACGCAGTCCCTGGACTTGCGCACGCAGCTGGACGCGGGGATTCGAGCGGTGGACATCCGGTGTCGACACATCGGGGACCGGTTCACGATTCATCACGGGGTCGTCTACCTGCACGTCAACTTCGACGACGTGCTCCAGACCACCATCCAGTTCTTGCAGGCGAATCCCACCGAGACGGTGGTGATGCGCGTGAAGAAGGAGCACACGGAGGAGGATGTCACCCGGAGCTTCGCGCAGACCTTCGAGTGGTATCGCAATCGTCCGGAGTACAATCCCTATCTCTGGCGTGGCTCGCACGTGCCCACGTTGGGCGAGGTGCGAGGGAAGATTGTCGTCCTGGATGACTTCGGGGGTGGGACGTACGGCATCCCCTGGGGAGCGCTGGACCTCCAGGATGACTGGACGGTGTCGCAGCTCGCGGACATCGACGACAAGTGGAACAAGGTCCGGGCGCACCTGGACAGGACCCAGAGCGGCTCATCGTCGAAGCTGTTCGTGAACTTCCTGAGTGGTTCGTCGGCGATGGCTTATCCCAGACATGTCGCGGGGGGCATCAACATCCTGGGAATCGACTACCGGGGTGTGAATGACTACGCGGTCGACCATCTGGTGGGCGGGTGGGCCCAGCGGGCCGGGGTCATGATGATGGACTTCCCGGGGGCGGGGTTGATTGATGCCATCCTGGCGCTCAACGTCCGGCTGCTGCCGTCGTCCGCGCAGCTCCCGACGGACTTCAATCTCATCTTCAAGAACACGGCGTATACGATTGGCGGAGACGCGGAGTCGCGCTGGTATGGGCTTCAGGCGTTCCTGTCGAACGCCGCGCCGGGGCGGTCCTGGCACTTCATGGCGTTGAAGCGCGAGTGGGCGGGGTGGATGCACCACGAAGGGGCCTTCTACCAGTCCGACTCGATGGATGACTTCACTCACATCGCCTTTCCCTCGCGGACGGTGACGAGCGTGGTGGGGCCCGCGTATCTGGCGGGGTACGTGAATGGCCAGCTCGGGAGTCTCTCGGGTGGTTCAGGAGAGCGGGCCCAGCAGCTCCATGGCCGGTTGAGCTCGCGCTTTCCGTTCCAGCTCTGGTCCGTGGTGGTGAAGCGGACGCCGGGAGGGCTGAGCAACTGGGCGTATGCGGACTACGGCCGGGGCTACAAGGTCTCGTCGGGTGATTACATCTACGCGGTCCAGGGCTACTCGGCCGCGGACGGGGTGTATCTCCATGAGCACGGTCAGCAAGAAGGGAACGTGGTGCAGCTCACGTCCTCCGTGGGGTTCCTGGGCGACCTGGGCTTCAACGACCTGCTCAGCTCCGTGACGGTTCTGGGGCCCTATCAGGCGACGCTGTGCGAGCACTCGTACCAGTCGGGCCGGTGCTTCAACACGTCCCGCAGCGTGACGGACATCAACAGCGTGGCTGGCGGGCCGTGGAATGACGTCATCTCCTCGGTCACCGTCAGCCGCACTGGAGTCCGTTGA
- a CDS encoding ATP-grasp domain-containing protein has protein sequence MHWVIQDNLFNERGFRDLVQVLERGDIPHTRVKVIPFDGGVEPFVDVPGPVVIMGSLTLTRYARKRGWTPGAFLNDQFDFRVWREHLGEHLLNADAHVCRFADVSEREGPFFIRPCLDDKAFSGMVTTWEDFHRWREGVLAVQEYPQLTAETWVAVSEPRHIQSEYRMVVVDGQVVTGTRYKLGARVFASPEVEPVVWNFAQRMADRWGPDRAYALDIFMHQHQPYVGEINTLNAAGFYAYDVGKMVAAIEAMTF, from the coding sequence ATGCACTGGGTCATTCAGGACAACCTGTTCAACGAGCGTGGCTTCCGAGACCTCGTGCAGGTCCTGGAGCGCGGTGACATCCCTCACACGCGGGTGAAGGTGATTCCCTTCGACGGGGGCGTGGAGCCCTTCGTCGATGTCCCGGGCCCCGTCGTCATCATGGGCTCGCTCACCCTCACGCGTTACGCGCGGAAGCGCGGCTGGACACCTGGCGCGTTCCTCAATGACCAGTTCGACTTCCGCGTCTGGCGCGAGCACCTCGGCGAGCACCTGTTGAACGCCGACGCCCACGTCTGCCGCTTCGCCGACGTGTCCGAGCGGGAGGGGCCGTTCTTCATCCGCCCCTGCCTGGATGACAAGGCCTTCTCGGGAATGGTCACCACCTGGGAGGACTTCCATCGCTGGCGGGAGGGAGTCCTCGCGGTCCAGGAGTACCCGCAGCTCACCGCGGAGACCTGGGTGGCCGTCAGCGAGCCTCGACACATCCAGAGTGAGTACCGGATGGTGGTCGTCGACGGCCAGGTCGTCACGGGGACGCGATACAAGCTGGGGGCTCGGGTCTTCGCCTCTCCGGAGGTCGAGCCCGTGGTGTGGAACTTCGCCCAGCGGATGGCGGACCGCTGGGGGCCGGACCGGGCCTACGCGCTGGATATCTTCATGCACCAGCACCAGCCCTACGTCGGGGAGATCAACACCCTCAACGCGGCGGGCTTCTACGCCTACGACGTGGGGAAGATGGTCGCGGCCATCGAGGCCATGACCTTCTGA
- a CDS encoding amidohydrolase family protein: MNTPLPKIALEEAYLHPSDVARVLGDEAALARLSDGGGVTTEYYRPILHRLGDFDEARLHSMDEAGIAHAILSLTAPGIQRIVDPREAAAQARLENDFLAGRIAEHPERYSGFAAVALHSGAEASAETRRAVTDLGFKGVLINGYTNTPDPNVGIYLDDPSLYGFWETLCELDVPVYLHPRPSLPGGFAPYSSYPEMKGATWGFGMETASHTVRLLLGGHFDRFPSCKLILGHMGEGLPALLWRTQNMFNLNPFDKRLKKTLPEYFADNIWITTSGTFSDSALTNAILTVGADHIMFSVDYPYSETAPAAAWIDRAPISELDRRKITHGNARDLFQLPLQPASYSGAVPAQPEAQLS; this comes from the coding sequence ATGAACACCCCCTTGCCGAAGATTGCCTTGGAGGAAGCCTATCTTCACCCCTCCGATGTCGCCCGGGTGCTCGGCGACGAAGCCGCCCTTGCCCGGCTCTCCGATGGTGGTGGCGTCACGACTGAATACTACCGGCCGATTCTCCACCGCCTCGGCGACTTCGATGAGGCGCGCCTGCACAGCATGGACGAGGCGGGAATCGCTCACGCGATCCTCTCCCTGACCGCACCGGGAATCCAACGCATCGTCGACCCGAGGGAGGCCGCCGCGCAGGCTCGACTCGAGAACGACTTCCTGGCGGGACGGATCGCGGAGCACCCCGAGCGATACTCTGGCTTCGCCGCTGTCGCACTTCATTCGGGGGCGGAAGCCAGCGCCGAGACTCGTCGAGCAGTCACGGACCTCGGCTTCAAGGGTGTGTTGATCAACGGCTACACCAACACCCCTGACCCGAACGTCGGCATCTACCTCGATGACCCTTCGCTCTACGGGTTCTGGGAGACGCTCTGTGAGCTCGATGTCCCGGTCTACCTGCACCCTCGCCCATCGCTCCCGGGTGGCTTCGCGCCCTACTCCAGCTACCCCGAAATGAAGGGTGCCACTTGGGGCTTCGGCATGGAGACCGCTTCGCACACTGTCCGGCTTCTGCTGGGCGGCCACTTCGACCGATTCCCGAGCTGCAAACTCATTCTCGGGCACATGGGCGAGGGCCTTCCCGCCCTGCTGTGGCGAACCCAGAACATGTTCAACCTGAACCCCTTCGACAAGCGCCTCAAGAAGACGCTCCCGGAGTACTTCGCAGACAACATCTGGATCACCACCAGCGGCACCTTCTCCGACAGCGCTCTCACGAACGCCATCCTCACCGTCGGTGCCGACCACATCATGTTCTCTGTCGACTACCCCTACTCCGAGACGGCCCCCGCCGCGGCGTGGATCGACCGGGCCCCCATCAGCGAGCTCGACCGGAGGAAGATCACCCACGGCAACGCCCGGGACCTGTTCCAGCTTCCGCTGCAACCCGCCAGCTACTCAGGGGCTGTCCCCGCGCAACCCGAGGCGCAGTTGAGCTGA
- a CDS encoding endonuclease MutS2, whose amino-acid sequence MTVQISEKTLEDLGFSDVLRALTQRCRTEPGRERVLARPFHDTAEQVSEALALVAESRALSQEQFSLPLGGVVDLRIPAGHAAKGGILEPRQLIDAAQLLFAFVRTREALDERKERVPRLMDIARRLPILESLARRIDQCFEPDGEISDRASPELREARDRARGLHRRIKTRLDEMLHDVNFVSKLRENYYTLRNGRYVVPVVSNYRSEIDGIVHNASQTGQTLFMEPQVMVGLGNDLAIAQSVVTEEERRVLQELSQQLGRESDRIIEGLEAVAELDEAEAVAILSADLDATTPAFADVTELELRLLRHPRLVLKGTEVVANDVTLNGVAKALVVSGPNAGGKTVTLTGVGLCALMLRAGLPIPVAEGSKMPLYRSVHSTVGDSQDLAQGLSTFSAHVVMLRDIIAVAGEGSLVMIDEIAADTDPREGAAIAIAVLEDLLAKGAVALVTTHLEELKALAHMDPRFLNARVGFDSKRMAPTYRLQMGAAGQSSAIEVAARVGLPQRVCERARTLTMNAGGPLSQALAAAEEERRKLSEELERARQAAKEAEELRADLEKQKQTFERERRAKMMQFNEDVHAASEHAAAEVRELLTKLRAEQNEKALSEARMQLLQRAEDAQKRAQAAKAELFQVEAPGPVNLKVGAWVHHSGLSRDVEILELAEDFAVVSAGGAMKMRVPTSELSGSRSRKPQQSKFPERQKQDAALKRAATAAPSQVEATNFRCDVRGMRADDALAEVESFLDRGMRSGEEAALIVHGHGTGALKQALRDYLANSPYIRMYRPGESHEGGDGVTVVALRS is encoded by the coding sequence ATGACCGTGCAGATCTCCGAAAAAACACTGGAAGACCTTGGTTTCTCGGATGTGCTCCGGGCCCTGACGCAGCGCTGTCGGACCGAGCCAGGACGGGAGCGAGTCCTCGCCCGCCCGTTCCACGACACGGCGGAGCAGGTCTCGGAGGCGCTGGCCTTGGTGGCCGAGTCGCGCGCCCTCTCCCAGGAGCAGTTCTCCCTCCCCCTCGGCGGCGTGGTGGACCTGCGCATCCCCGCGGGGCATGCGGCCAAGGGTGGGATCCTGGAGCCGCGGCAGCTGATTGACGCCGCACAGCTCCTGTTCGCCTTCGTCCGCACTCGTGAGGCCCTGGACGAGCGCAAGGAGCGAGTCCCCCGCCTGATGGACATCGCCCGCAGGCTCCCCATCCTGGAGTCGCTGGCGCGGCGAATCGACCAGTGCTTCGAGCCCGACGGTGAGATCTCGGACCGGGCCAGCCCCGAGCTCCGCGAGGCACGAGATCGCGCTCGCGGCCTTCACCGCCGCATCAAGACGCGTCTGGACGAGATGCTCCACGACGTGAACTTCGTCTCGAAGCTGCGTGAGAACTACTACACGCTGCGCAACGGACGGTACGTGGTGCCGGTGGTGTCGAACTACCGCTCGGAGATCGACGGCATCGTCCACAACGCGAGCCAGACGGGCCAGACGCTCTTCATGGAGCCGCAGGTGATGGTGGGCCTGGGCAACGACCTGGCCATCGCGCAGTCGGTGGTGACGGAAGAGGAGCGGCGGGTGCTCCAGGAGCTGAGCCAACAGCTCGGCCGGGAGTCGGACCGCATCATCGAGGGCCTGGAGGCCGTGGCGGAGCTGGACGAGGCCGAGGCCGTGGCCATCCTCTCCGCGGACCTGGACGCGACCACGCCCGCGTTCGCGGATGTGACGGAACTGGAGCTGCGCCTGCTGCGCCATCCCCGCCTGGTGCTCAAGGGCACGGAGGTGGTGGCCAACGACGTGACGCTCAACGGCGTCGCGAAGGCGTTGGTGGTGTCGGGCCCCAACGCGGGCGGCAAGACGGTGACGCTGACGGGCGTGGGGCTGTGCGCGCTGATGCTGCGCGCGGGCCTGCCGATTCCGGTGGCGGAAGGCTCGAAGATGCCGCTGTACCGCTCCGTGCACTCCACGGTGGGCGACTCGCAGGACCTGGCGCAGGGCCTGTCCACGTTCAGCGCTCACGTGGTGATGCTGCGGGATATCATCGCGGTGGCCGGCGAGGGCTCGCTGGTGATGATTGATGAAATCGCCGCGGACACGGACCCTCGCGAGGGTGCGGCCATCGCCATCGCGGTGCTCGAGGACCTGCTGGCGAAGGGCGCGGTGGCGCTGGTGACCACGCACCTGGAGGAGCTCAAGGCCCTGGCGCACATGGACCCGCGCTTCCTCAACGCGCGGGTGGGCTTCGACTCGAAGCGCATGGCGCCGACGTACCGGTTGCAGATGGGCGCGGCGGGTCAGTCCTCCGCCATCGAGGTGGCGGCGCGCGTGGGCCTGCCGCAGCGGGTGTGCGAGCGCGCACGCACCCTGACGATGAACGCGGGCGGCCCGCTGTCCCAGGCCCTGGCCGCGGCCGAGGAGGAGCGACGCAAGCTCTCCGAGGAGCTGGAGCGGGCACGGCAAGCGGCGAAGGAAGCCGAGGAGCTGCGCGCGGACCTGGAGAAGCAGAAGCAGACCTTCGAGCGCGAGCGCCGCGCGAAGATGATGCAGTTCAACGAGGACGTGCACGCGGCGAGCGAGCACGCGGCCGCCGAGGTGCGAGAGCTGCTGACGAAGCTGCGCGCCGAGCAGAACGAGAAGGCGCTGTCGGAGGCTCGGATGCAGCTGTTGCAGCGGGCGGAGGACGCGCAGAAGCGCGCGCAGGCCGCGAAGGCGGAGCTGTTCCAGGTGGAAGCACCGGGGCCGGTGAACCTGAAGGTCGGCGCGTGGGTCCACCACTCCGGGCTGAGCCGGGACGTGGAGATCCTCGAGCTGGCGGAGGACTTCGCGGTGGTGTCCGCGGGTGGGGCCATGAAGATGCGGGTGCCCACGTCGGAGCTGTCGGGCTCCCGCTCGCGAAAGCCGCAGCAGTCGAAGTTCCCGGAGCGGCAGAAGCAGGATGCGGCCTTGAAGCGCGCGGCCACCGCGGCGCCGTCACAGGTGGAAGCGACGAACTTCCGCTGCGACGTGCGTGGCATGCGCGCGGACGACGCGCTCGCGGAGGTGGAGTCGTTCCTGGACCGGGGCATGCGCAGCGGAGAGGAAGCCGCGCTCATCGTCCACGGCCATGGGACGGGAGCGCTGAAGCAGGCCCTGCGGGACTACCTGGCGAACTCGCCGTACATCCGCATGTATCGCCCGGGCGAGAGCCACGAGGGCGGCGACGGCGTCACGGTTGTGGCGCTGCGCTCCTGA
- a CDS encoding tetratricopeptide repeat protein, with translation MHWVFLVACLAGAPDATRASTLTLAQSQPSAPAPTSLSDALALEAGGDDTAALQAVEALVRAKPQWELPRLEAARLLLKLGGSVDQAQAHLDVALQVAPSNPRAWYLQGLLLEERGQPLQAARAYETAVQHRASYEEARFRLGGLWVSQGDLLKAELHYRYLVRLKPEWVQVRLQLAEVLEKQERLLDAETELLAARGFQPDSPLVLRRLADFYERTDRPQLAAKVRKSMEPQEKRRMRALKPSRR, from the coding sequence ATGCACTGGGTTTTCCTGGTGGCTTGCCTGGCGGGCGCACCCGACGCCACGCGGGCCTCCACCCTGACGCTGGCACAGTCCCAGCCCTCGGCCCCCGCGCCCACGTCGCTCTCCGACGCCCTGGCGCTGGAAGCGGGCGGGGATGACACCGCCGCGCTCCAGGCCGTCGAGGCCCTGGTCCGGGCAAAGCCCCAATGGGAGCTGCCCCGGTTGGAGGCGGCCCGCTTGCTGCTGAAGCTGGGGGGCTCCGTCGACCAGGCCCAGGCCCACCTGGACGTGGCGCTCCAGGTGGCTCCGTCGAATCCGCGCGCCTGGTATCTCCAGGGCCTCCTGTTGGAGGAGCGGGGCCAGCCTCTCCAGGCCGCGCGCGCGTACGAGACGGCGGTGCAGCACCGCGCGTCCTACGAGGAAGCCCGCTTCCGGCTCGGGGGCCTGTGGGTTTCCCAGGGGGACCTGCTCAAGGCGGAGCTCCACTATCGCTACCTGGTCCGACTCAAGCCTGAGTGGGTGCAGGTACGCCTCCAGCTCGCCGAGGTGCTCGAGAAGCAGGAGCGACTCTTGGATGCTGAGACAGAACTTCTCGCGGCGCGGGGCTTTCAGCCGGACAGCCCGTTGGTGCTCCGCCGGCTCGCCGACTTCTACGAGCGGACGGACCGCCCGCAACTGGCGGCGAAGGTGCGCAAGTCCATGGAGCCGCAAGAGAAGCGGCGCATGCGAGCGCTCAAGCCGTCGCGCCGCTGA
- a CDS encoding adenylate/guanylate cyclase domain-containing protein encodes MKTANLAIVFTDIKGFTERTSRQTLEENQRLLHVHGALLQPLFKAFGGRIVKSIGDAFLVTFESPTQAVLSGVAIQDRLWHHNRGAPESEQIQVRVAINVGEVRLEGNDVFGEPVNIAARVEGLAEAGEVYFTEAVYLAMNKAEVPSREVGSFELKGIPGRIRVFHVPRAPYRVEAPQPGAVAEAPGAESVPPYGNLGLSRVPESALGMPSGEFAQIGQMAAALGQRAAAGAVVLGQQASVLGRQARTAGGSLLTRLEQSLPPGGRLAGALRSLAPHGRALWVVGALAVFAGVGVLAFGGGATMRAISSVEKAPKAERDPLVKEARKLIAEVEDQGRRLYLQGRLDEAMENTRRAIDDYARAVRAGNGDAEDRIIDLLSHSSCGVRVAAVDAVRSLKMVSALGELEDLADDGGADDGSGGFLGMGKCDSKSHAQNVLKSFKD; translated from the coding sequence TTGAAGACCGCCAACCTCGCCATCGTCTTCACCGACATCAAGGGCTTCACCGAGCGGACCAGTCGGCAGACGCTGGAGGAGAACCAGCGCCTGCTGCACGTCCACGGTGCCTTGCTGCAACCGCTCTTCAAGGCGTTTGGTGGACGCATCGTCAAATCCATCGGTGACGCGTTCCTCGTCACGTTCGAGTCGCCCACCCAGGCGGTCCTCAGCGGCGTCGCCATCCAGGACCGCCTCTGGCACCACAACCGGGGCGCGCCCGAGTCGGAGCAGATCCAGGTCCGCGTCGCCATCAACGTCGGCGAGGTGCGGCTGGAGGGCAACGACGTCTTCGGCGAGCCGGTGAACATCGCCGCCCGAGTGGAGGGACTCGCCGAGGCGGGCGAGGTGTACTTCACCGAGGCCGTCTACCTGGCGATGAACAAGGCGGAGGTGCCCTCGCGAGAGGTCGGCTCCTTCGAGCTCAAGGGCATCCCCGGCCGCATCCGCGTCTTCCACGTCCCGCGCGCGCCCTATCGGGTGGAGGCGCCGCAGCCGGGCGCCGTCGCGGAGGCCCCTGGCGCCGAGTCGGTTCCGCCTTACGGAAACCTGGGCCTGTCGCGCGTGCCGGAGTCCGCGCTGGGCATGCCGTCGGGAGAGTTCGCGCAGATTGGCCAGATGGCCGCGGCCCTGGGCCAGCGCGCCGCCGCGGGTGCGGTGGTATTGGGACAACAGGCCTCCGTGCTGGGACGTCAGGCTCGGACGGCGGGGGGCTCGCTCCTCACGCGGCTGGAGCAGTCGCTGCCGCCCGGAGGACGACTCGCGGGCGCGCTGCGCTCCCTGGCGCCGCATGGGAGGGCCTTGTGGGTGGTGGGCGCGCTGGCGGTGTTCGCGGGCGTGGGTGTGCTGGCGTTCGGGGGTGGGGCCACGATGCGGGCCATCTCCTCGGTGGAGAAGGCGCCCAAGGCGGAGCGCGACCCCTTGGTGAAGGAAGCGCGCAAGCTCATCGCCGAGGTCGAGGACCAGGGCCGCCGGCTCTATCTGCAGGGGCGTCTGGACGAGGCGATGGAGAACACGCGCCGGGCCATCGACGACTACGCGCGCGCGGTGCGGGCGGGCAACGGCGACGCGGAGGACCGCATCATCGACCTGCTCTCGCATTCCTCGTGCGGCGTGCGCGTCGCGGCGGTGGATGCCGTGCGCTCGCTGAAGATGGTGAGCGCGCTGGGCGAGCTGGAGGATCTGGCCGATGATGGCGGGGCGGATGATGGCTCGGGCGGCTTCCTGGGGATGGGGAAGTGCGACTCGAAGTCCCATGCGCAGAACGTGCTCAAGAGCTTCAAGGATTGA
- a CDS encoding exo-beta-N-acetylmuramidase NamZ family protein, with amino-acid sequence MTKVKTGLDVWAEQGFSALKGKRVGAIVNPTSVDSRFRHLADLLAQAPGVTLSALFGPEHGIRGEAQYMVAVDEARDRRTNVPVYSLYGSTFESLSPRIESLKGLDALVFDIQDVGSRYYTYVYTMALAMKVAAKAGVPFYVLDRPNPLNGQAMEGNLVGEGFRSFVGLYALPNRHGMTAGELARMFNAQEGFGCALTVVPCEGWRREHFWSDTGLPFISPSPNMPTPDTALVYPGICLGEGTNVSEGRGTCRPFEQFGAPWVDSDALLSRLAKEDLPGVAFRAVGFTPTFDKYRGESCTGAFIHVTDRRAYQPLRTGIALFQALHDIGPGKFAWRADAYEFVEDVPAFDLLCGTDQVRRGIEEGWSLERLMEGFSAQTERFAKQREPYLLYA; translated from the coding sequence GTGACGAAGGTGAAGACGGGACTGGACGTGTGGGCGGAGCAGGGCTTCTCGGCGCTGAAGGGCAAGCGCGTGGGCGCCATCGTCAATCCCACCAGCGTGGACTCGCGCTTCCGCCACCTGGCGGATCTGCTGGCCCAGGCGCCGGGCGTGACGTTGAGCGCGCTGTTCGGTCCGGAGCACGGCATCCGCGGTGAGGCCCAGTACATGGTGGCCGTGGACGAGGCGAGAGACCGTCGCACGAACGTCCCCGTCTACAGCCTCTACGGCTCCACCTTCGAGTCGCTGTCCCCGCGCATCGAGTCGCTGAAGGGCCTGGACGCGCTCGTCTTCGACATCCAGGACGTGGGTTCCCGCTACTACACCTACGTCTACACGATGGCGCTGGCCATGAAGGTGGCCGCGAAGGCGGGGGTGCCGTTCTACGTGCTGGACCGTCCCAATCCCCTCAACGGTCAGGCGATGGAAGGCAACCTGGTGGGGGAGGGCTTCCGCTCCTTCGTGGGCCTGTACGCGCTGCCCAACCGCCACGGCATGACGGCCGGGGAGCTCGCGCGGATGTTCAACGCGCAAGAGGGCTTCGGCTGCGCGCTGACGGTGGTGCCTTGTGAGGGCTGGCGCCGCGAGCACTTCTGGTCCGACACGGGCCTGCCGTTCATCTCGCCGTCCCCCAACATGCCCACGCCGGACACCGCGCTGGTGTACCCGGGGATATGCCTGGGCGAGGGCACCAACGTCTCCGAGGGGCGCGGGACGTGCCGACCCTTCGAGCAGTTCGGTGCCCCCTGGGTGGATTCGGACGCACTGCTCTCGCGGCTCGCGAAGGAAGACCTGCCGGGGGTGGCGTTCCGCGCGGTGGGCTTCACGCCGACGTTCGACAAGTACCGGGGCGAGTCCTGCACGGGCGCGTTCATCCACGTCACGGACCGGCGGGCGTACCAGCCGCTGCGCACGGGCATCGCCCTCTTCCAGGCGCTCCATGACATCGGCCCCGGGAAGTTCGCCTGGCGCGCGGATGCGTACGAGTTCGTGGAGGACGTGCCCGCGTTCGACCTGCTGTGCGGGACGGACCAGGTGCGCCGGGGCATCGAAGAGGGCTGGAGCCTGGAGCGCCTCATGGAGGGTTTCTCCGCGCAGACCGAGCGCTTCGCCAAGCAACGGGAGCCCTACCTGCTGTACGCTTGA
- the nadD gene encoding nicotinate (nicotinamide) nucleotide adenylyltransferase produces MQVALLGGSFNPPHVGHLMAAAYVHATQGVDEVWLMPSSQHPFGKQMESFEHRVAMCDAMCRETSGWLKTTQVEREPGLSGRTVDTLALLVQRYPDVKWSLIIGSDILKDLPHWKDFHRIEEMARVIVLYRAGYPAPDTVGPPLAEVSSTAIREQFARGAEPSDLVPSGVLAHARAAGLYGLGRAK; encoded by the coding sequence GTGCAGGTCGCGCTGCTTGGAGGCTCGTTCAATCCGCCGCACGTGGGGCACCTGATGGCCGCCGCCTACGTGCACGCCACCCAGGGTGTCGACGAGGTGTGGCTCATGCCGTCCTCGCAGCACCCGTTCGGCAAGCAGATGGAGTCCTTCGAGCACCGGGTCGCCATGTGTGACGCCATGTGCCGGGAGACCTCGGGCTGGCTGAAGACGACGCAGGTGGAGCGCGAGCCGGGCCTGTCGGGCCGCACGGTGGATACGCTCGCCCTGCTGGTCCAGCGCTATCCGGACGTGAAGTGGTCGCTCATCATCGGCAGCGACATCCTGAAGGACCTGCCGCACTGGAAGGACTTCCACCGCATCGAGGAGATGGCCCGCGTCATCGTGCTCTATCGCGCGGGCTATCCCGCGCCGGACACGGTGGGCCCGCCCCTGGCAGAGGTGTCCTCCACCGCGATTCGCGAGCAGTTCGCGCGAGGCGCGGAGCCATCGGACCTGGTGCCCTCCGGTGTCCTGGCCCATGCCCGCGCGGCCGGGCTGTATGGCCTGGGCCGCGCGAAGTAG